A genome region from Bradyrhizobium sp. WSM1417 includes the following:
- a CDS encoding VTT domain-containing protein, with the protein MRFNANANGEVSLLQSSSTLIPGDTVWRRCEARRVAVLNDAAAYFAALREALLQAQDLVYIVGWDIHSETRLVGESGRADDGLPEQLGPFLRALVQRRPTLRINILIWDFVSFYASEREWNSAAKFTADTDGRVRFHLDSTLPFGSAQHQKIVCVDGSLAFVGGLDLTIRRWDTSDHRADHASRRDPQGKPYLPFHDVQCMVDGHAAARLFDLVEQRWRAAGQQIDDRRPLKSLRWPANVPVEAEHMPVGIARTEVVCPAGSTLREVERSLIAAIRSATSFVYVENQFTSATKIARELAEQMQRVPSLRVLIVTPKLHSSWLESQAMQNGRGAFIDCFSSAGIADRIRFVYPVSGNGDTEAAVMVHSKLMIVDDRILRIGSANLNNRSMGADSECDLIFEAASDEHRNFIASVRRRLIGHFCGLDEQAIAQNDDRLFALLDDVSRQGGTKALRDVESSVLTSTLATMVQPVADPERPLHLERAASRMWSTKTIIGMVSIAVALLGLAMAWSYTSLSDFADTGRMSTLLSAYSQSLWGPPFAIAAFVVGGLVVFPVLVLIAATAAALGPWLGFVTAITGVLLSAFVLFAIGRALGRERLQRLLGRRTARIQERVVGKGILAVVVIRMIPIAPFSVVNVVAGASTLPLRDFLVGTLLGMTPGILAMAVLGAQIADLARNASWLNILLLVLAFLGWLAICAGAQFVATWLAGRR; encoded by the coding sequence GTGCGTTTCAACGCGAACGCAAATGGCGAGGTCTCCCTGCTTCAGAGCTCATCGACCCTGATCCCCGGCGACACCGTCTGGCGGCGGTGCGAGGCGCGTCGTGTGGCGGTTCTGAATGATGCTGCCGCTTATTTCGCGGCGCTGCGCGAGGCACTGCTGCAGGCGCAGGATCTCGTCTATATCGTCGGTTGGGATATCCATAGCGAAACAAGGCTGGTGGGAGAATCCGGGCGAGCGGATGACGGCTTGCCGGAACAGCTCGGCCCATTCCTGCGCGCGCTGGTCCAGCGACGTCCCACCTTGCGGATCAACATTCTCATCTGGGACTTCGTCTCGTTCTACGCTTCCGAGAGGGAATGGAATTCCGCGGCCAAATTTACCGCCGACACAGATGGCCGCGTCCGGTTTCACCTGGATTCCACGCTTCCATTTGGGTCGGCCCAACACCAGAAGATCGTCTGTGTCGACGGTTCACTGGCGTTCGTCGGCGGGCTCGATCTGACGATCAGGCGTTGGGACACCAGTGATCATCGCGCCGACCACGCATCGCGCCGTGATCCCCAGGGCAAGCCATACCTGCCATTTCATGATGTTCAATGCATGGTCGACGGGCACGCGGCGGCGCGGTTGTTCGACCTAGTAGAGCAACGCTGGCGCGCGGCAGGCCAACAGATTGACGATCGGCGCCCGCTGAAAAGCTTGCGCTGGCCGGCGAATGTTCCGGTCGAGGCTGAGCATATGCCGGTGGGGATCGCCAGGACCGAGGTGGTCTGTCCGGCGGGTTCGACGCTCAGGGAGGTCGAACGCTCGCTGATCGCAGCGATCCGGTCCGCGACGAGCTTCGTGTACGTCGAGAACCAGTTCACCAGCGCCACCAAGATCGCGCGCGAATTGGCGGAGCAGATGCAGCGCGTGCCTTCGCTTCGGGTTCTGATCGTCACGCCGAAACTGCATTCCTCGTGGCTGGAATCCCAGGCCATGCAGAACGGCCGGGGCGCCTTCATCGACTGCTTCAGTTCGGCCGGCATCGCCGATCGCATCCGCTTCGTCTACCCGGTGTCGGGGAACGGGGATACGGAAGCGGCCGTGATGGTGCACAGCAAGCTCATGATCGTCGACGATCGGATCTTGAGGATCGGTTCGGCCAATCTAAACAATCGATCGATGGGCGCCGACAGCGAATGTGACCTGATCTTTGAAGCCGCATCAGACGAGCATCGGAATTTCATCGCCTCGGTCCGCCGTCGCCTGATCGGCCATTTCTGCGGCCTCGACGAACAGGCCATAGCGCAAAACGACGATCGTCTTTTTGCGCTCCTGGACGACGTCTCAAGACAAGGTGGGACGAAGGCGCTGCGGGACGTGGAATCCTCGGTGCTGACCAGCACTCTGGCCACGATGGTTCAGCCGGTGGCGGACCCCGAGCGGCCTCTGCATCTGGAGCGAGCGGCATCGCGCATGTGGAGCACGAAGACGATCATCGGGATGGTCTCGATAGCCGTGGCGCTCTTGGGATTGGCGATGGCCTGGTCATACACGTCGTTGAGCGATTTCGCCGACACGGGCCGGATGTCGACGCTTCTGTCTGCCTATTCGCAATCCCTCTGGGGGCCGCCGTTCGCGATTGCGGCTTTCGTCGTCGGCGGGTTGGTGGTGTTTCCGGTTCTCGTGCTCATTGCGGCAACTGCTGCCGCACTAGGGCCGTGGCTAGGCTTTGTCACCGCGATCACGGGAGTCTTGCTCAGCGCCTTCGTGCTGTTTGCGATCGGACGGGCACTCGGCCGCGAACGCCTGCAGCGTTTGCTGGGGCGACGTACCGCGCGTATCCAGGAACGTGTTGTCGGCAAGGGCATTCTGGCTGTCGTCGTCATCCGGATGATTCCGATCGCGCCGTTCTCGGTGGTGAATGTCGTGGCTGGCGCGAGCACGCTGCCCCTGCGTGACTTCCTGGTCGGAACGCTGCTCGGCATGACGCCCGGCATTCTCGCCATGGCAGTTTTGGGAGCTCAGATCGCTGATCTCGCCAGGAATGCGTCCTGGCTCAACATATTGCTCCTGGTACTGGCGTTCCTGGGCTGGCTCGCGATCTGCGCAGGCGCGCAATTCGTCGCGACGTGGCTCGCCGGGAGGCGCTGA
- a CDS encoding DUF2786 domain-containing protein, with amino-acid sequence MHQTSTPPALDKLKLRIHALRAKTIANGCTEDEALSAAAKVAELLDRHDLSLSDVELRASQCERRVYETFRKKRIPLDDCIGAIARFCDCRVWREKSPAGENRYVFFGLGADVEVAHYLAELIDGAVRAELGRFKTSIDYSGFRHQERHLANASFALGMVASIADRLVAIKAGRDQVNESTGRGLVVLKTSVVDAEFDKLDLKMRTQRSASRMVSMTAYEAGGAAGASLAINPGLGESPGESQSRTAPKGS; translated from the coding sequence CTGCATCAAACCTCCACTCCACCCGCGCTCGACAAGCTGAAGCTCCGCATTCACGCGTTGCGCGCCAAGACCATCGCCAATGGCTGTACTGAGGACGAGGCGCTGTCTGCGGCTGCCAAGGTGGCCGAGCTGCTGGATCGCCACGATCTGTCGCTGTCCGACGTCGAACTGCGGGCGTCGCAGTGCGAGCGGAGGGTCTACGAGACTTTTCGCAAGAAGCGGATTCCGCTCGACGACTGCATCGGCGCGATCGCTCGTTTTTGCGATTGTCGGGTCTGGCGCGAGAAGAGCCCGGCCGGCGAGAACCGCTATGTGTTCTTCGGTCTCGGCGCGGATGTCGAGGTCGCGCATTATCTGGCCGAGTTGATCGACGGCGCCGTGCGCGCCGAACTTGGCCGCTTCAAGACCTCGATCGACTACAGCGGGTTCCGGCACCAGGAGCGGCATCTGGCCAATGCCTCCTTCGCGCTCGGGATGGTGGCGTCCATCGCGGACAGGCTGGTGGCAATCAAGGCTGGTCGCGATCAGGTCAACGAAAGCACCGGCCGCGGGCTGGTGGTCCTCAAGACCTCGGTGGTCGATGCGGAGTTCGACAAGCTGGACCTGAAGATGCGGACCCAGCGCAGCGCCAGCCGGATGGTGTCGATGACGGCCTATGAAGCCGGCGGCGCCGCCGGCGCGTCGCTCGCCATCAATCCCGGGCTTGGCGAGTCCCCTGGCGAGTCGCAGTCAAGGACCGCTCCCAAAGGCAGCTGA